TTGGGTGGTGGATGTAAGCCTGATGTGGTTACGTACAACATAATCATCAATGGCCTTTGCAAGGATGGAGCCATGGAAAAGGCTTCGAAGCTGTTTGAAGAAATGGTTGCTCAGGGTGTCACGCCTGATGTCGTCACTTATAATTGCATTATCCGTGAACATTCTGTGTTAGGCCACTGGAAAGAAGCCATTGGAATATTCAAGAAGATGGTAGATCAAGGCCTTTCTCCAAATGTAGTGACATTCAACACATTGATGAGTTCTCTATGCAAGCAAAGGAAAAGTGATGAAGCACATAAGATACTGAATTTGATGGCTGAAAGGGGAGAAAAGCCTGATATTATCTCGCATAACATATTGTTGCATGGGTACATTCTAGAAGGCCGTCTCGATGATGCAATGGACTCTGTTAATGCCATGGTGCTTAAGGGTCTCGAGCCTAACATTTATAGTTACAGTATCCTGATTAGTGCTTATAGTAAGAATCAGACAATGGATAAGGCTATGTATATGCTCAAGAGAATGCGACAGGAAGGCATGGAACCTGATGTTGTTACCTACAACACTGTCTTGGATGGACTTTGTAAGACTGGAAGACTGCAGGAAGTTCAATATCTATTTGACCAGATGGTCAGTCAAGGCATATCTCCAGATATCATCACTTACAACACTTTAATTAATGGCTTTTGCAAATTGGGCAAGTGGAAGGAAGCCAGCAGATTTCTCTATGAAATGATGGATCATGGAATTCGTCCTGATGTTATAACGCTTAGTGTTTTAATTGATGCTCTTTGTAAAGAAGGAATGACCAAAGAAGCGCATAAGCTATTGGATGTGATGGTGCGGATAGGTGAGGAGCCTAATGCAGTTACATACACAACCATAATTGATGGATACTGTTTGATTGGCCAAATATATGAAGCAATCAAAGTATTTCATTTCATGACTTCGAAGGGCCATGCACCAAATGTTGTTACTTACAGTTCATTGATCAATGGCTATTGCAAAATAGGAAGAACAGATAAGGCAGTAGGCTTTCTTGATGAAATGTACCGCAATGGATTGAGGCCCACAACTATAACTTACAATACTATAATAAATGCCTTATTTCGAATTGGTAGAGTCGGTGATGCAAAAGAACTGCTTGGCAAGATGATAGCTGCTGGGGTATGCCCGGACCTTTCTACATGCCACATAATGCTGGGAGGACTTTGTAAAAACCGATATATCGATGAAGCTATGGATGTGTTCCAGTACATATCTTCTCAAAACTACAAGCTTGAAGTGACCACTTTTAACATCCTGATTGATGGAATGCTTAGAGCTGGTAAATTTAAAGGAGCTCGAGATCTATTTAATGCTATCACTTCTAAAGGCTTGATGCCTAATGTTGCGACCTATACCATAATGATGAAAGGCCTTATAGAAAAAGGGTTGCTGGATGAGGCTGAGGAGCTGTTCTTGCAGCTGGAAAAATCTGGATACCCCTCAGATTCTGTTATGCTTAATACCATAGTTCGCTGCTTACTAGAGAAAGGTGAGGTATGGAAAGCCATGGGTTTTCTCGATAAAATCAAAGAGAGATGTTTTTCTCTTGAGGCTTCAACTACTTCCCTTTTGATAGATCTATTCTCAAAAGATGCAAAatatcatgaacatatgaacctGCTTCCTATTTTTTCTCAATATGGTATAAAGTTGAGTGATGACATTAGCAGGGAACTATTGATCACATCTCAGCAGTAATGAGTTGAAAGATGAGATTCTCAAGTAAATATGTTTGAGTATTTTACCTCAAATTACGAGTTACCTCTTTTGACATCTTATGCTTTGGCTACATGCTAGCGGATTATCCTCCAATAGTAACACTGAAGCTTCATTTAACAGCCATCCAAGTTACTTTGTTTTGTATGTATTTTGCAAATATAATGCATTGAAATTCTGGCAGGGTGAAATTGAACcacatgttcatttttacttcACTTTAGATATAATCTCTctttcattttttatatatgCACATCTGGGTATGGATGTGGCTTAACTTACCAGGacaatattttttctttctcaacTTGAATATCGAAGGTTGTGCATagaattcttgtttgtttcatgTAAGTGCACAAAGGAGCCAAGCTCAAGTTTGAGCCTGGCCTTGCTCAAGTTGTCTTATTGTATAATTGAATCGAGCTCGTCCTAGCTCATTTAAGTTGAAGCCAAAATCAAGCTATTCACAGATAATAATGCCTTTAAGAGATATGGCGAGAGCTTGAGGTCACTCAAGATTttcatttatatattttgaGCTAATTATCTTGATTACATCTTAATCTTATAGCTGAAATACAGTCTATTTTACATAAATTATATTAACTAAtggtaataaatataaaaatatttttacacaatgaaatatatatatatatatttaagattatatatatagagagagagagagattaaacAAGCTAAGTCCAACTCTAGCTTGGCCCTTTTGCTAATTAAGATTACATGATAGTTTCCGGCAAATGCCTTTGCGAGCTATATAGAAGTTTCTCCGGAAACCACACTAAGAAAGCAACGTTTCAAAAACGCTCAAAGAAACCAATACGCCGGTGAGTCTataatttcttattatttttggcTACGTAATTGGAAGTTGGATTGGATTCCATAAAATTATGGACATTCTAAAAATAGAATCCAAACCAAATCAGATCTTACGTAATTGGAAGTAAATCAAAATAGATTGTGTGGATAGGTCATTGGGGAAGACAAGGAAAGAAGTTTTAAGAAATACGTAATTCCTGTACTCCAAGAAACCAATACGGCCATATATCTATGCAAGTTTagatctctttttgttatttttcggATACTGGAAATAAGATTAGATTCCATAACATAATAgatttttcggtgataaaatCCGAACAAAATCAGATTGTCATTATTGGAACTAAACCAAATTAGACTGTCTGGGTAGATAAAGAAAGAAGTTGAATAAATTCTATTAGACAGGAAGTGGTGGGATAATTTTAAAAGAGAGGATTccgggtcaaagtcaaatctttttttttgaattatttgaattatttatccatttcaataaattaattattgacaatttaatattttattatttgtctCTAATTTCCTGTAATTATTCATccacatatataatttttatttttatttttatttttagttttttgcTGCAACAGATGTATCATACATAATGGGTACAAATACACCCAAAGAAATCAAAGAATAATAAGTTCCGGAATACACTGGGTAGTCCCCTCTCCTCCAACCATCGGGTCTCTTCAGAATGGTTAGCCACATAGGATGCTACACAATCTGTTGCCCCGTTGGCCTCGCAATACACATGCTTAACCTACAATGCCATCCCACCCCTCACCATCGCTCGAATATCCCTAAGGTGCGGGTGGTAATCACCCACCCCTCCCGCGCTCTGTTGGATCCATCCAATATCAGTAGCCGAGACACCCTCGAGCACTAAGGTGTTGGCTTGCAGTATACGCCAATCATACCTCAAGCCGATCCAAGCTGTCCTTAACTCCGCCCCcagaatatataaatttttattcatttttataATGTTTCCCATTTCCTGCtccaaaaactttttttaaaaccatcatTTTGTATTTCCACTTTCATATTATTTCTCAAATCGGTTCTCATAGTGATGACTATAATACAGCATACAAAAGCTTAACATGCTTCATCCTAAAGTATAGTTATGTTCGTTTGGGGAGCTAGAGACCTACTATGATAATATAGTACAAGAATAACTAACCTTAGTTCAACTGATGGACATTCCTCTCCACTTCTTAAATGATACCATAGCAATAATATTGCCCAAAatgtatattaaaaaaaaaaaactatgtaaCTTACAAGGACTACATTGCTTATCTAGACCTTAGCACACTTCTTGAGGGATTTATACAAGAGAGGCTATTACCAAGAAAAATGCGAAAGAAAGATGAatgcaagagaaaaccacaCCAATAAATAAAAGCAAGTTTCAGGTAATAAGGAAAGAATGAGAATACATATTCTCTCTTGACTAACCAGACAAGTATGTCTCCTGTGatgaattttttgtttcttaTGTCATTCAAACAAGTATTCCGCTAGCCACTTATTctggttcttttcttttcattcgttTCTTTTATAAgagtaattaaataaaaaatattgaggagatGAATCCATGCACCAATCTCACAAAGGCTCAAAAAAGTAGCAAAAGAATGGGTCCCATGGAATTGACAGCATAAGGGATGGTGCTTGTGGATCTTTGTTCATAGTTGAAGTATAGATCAAGGTTAATCTCTAtataaaaaaaggggaaaaaataatCAGTGTACCCTTTGTTTATGATATTTCTATATAAAGAGATAgggattatttttgaaattgaaaaatGGGAAATCAAGTTGCTTTTATAGTTTAAGGGAAGGATTTAAGGATTATGGATAAGAAtttaagaaaatcaaaaaatttcaaAGTCCAGCGATATTGAATTCATTTTTAGAAAATATAGTTGAGGTTTGTTTTTGAAATTAAAGATTAACCAATccatatttaatatttatacgATGTCTAGCATTATTGAATTCATCTTtctatatttttgaaaattatacTTCCATATTTGAATATACCCTATATTAATCAATTGGAGTTACTCCTAGTTTGGAGTTATGCatattaaattttgtttatAGCAAAGAAATATCAATGTTGCCTTCTAGgttttaaggattttttttttgtcgtagtggatattttctttgaaaataCTATAATTTTGTTTATCCAGTTCTACCCATCACAGAGATTTAACATCCAAGGTGGACATGGAGCTATAAGATGACCATTGGAGTTGAAGATTATTGGAATTAATCTACTAGTATTTAAGGAAATACTAAAATCTAATTAATAGTTTATTTTGGAGTAAAAAGAGTTGCAGTAGTTAACCCATTTATTCTAGGTTAGCTTATTTCATTTCCAAATATAACCTTATTCtctatattaataaaattattctATAGATGCATCATAATTAGATCCTATTAAAAAACAAACATATTATATATTCATATGTTTTTCTTACACATCTCTAGGCTATATAAAAATGGCTTGATTTCCTAATTTTCAACTTCAAAAATAACCCTAACCAAATTTCCCATTGGAATAATTTAAAACACCTTTAaacttcataatttttttaaaatgatacCTTAAAAGCTtccaagaaggaaagagaactaAGAAGTAAAGATGAGATataatgcaataaaaaaattaatataaattattaTCTTCAAGATCTTTTAGAATTTAGATTAGATTTTAGTCAACTATCTTAATTAAAATCTTGGGCTATTTTTTTGATGTGGAACGTAACGAGTATTCTCTAAGTCAATTGATTGGATGAACTTTGATGATAAATTATTgaataatttttattgttttatatttataattaCCAAAAGTTCTTGTTTGGTT
Above is a genomic segment from Phoenix dactylifera cultivar Barhee BC4 chromosome 2, palm_55x_up_171113_PBpolish2nd_filt_p, whole genome shotgun sequence containing:
- the LOC103719192 gene encoding protein Rf1, mitochondrial-like, producing the protein MTGAPFLFSNSLTRRLETLVRERCGLETIKQEEAFDLFNRMLDATPTPSIQAFDALLSAVLRTTNYPAVISLYNQMVRAGAVSPHARTYEILMNCCSQMNRMDLGFGIFGGLLKRGWRPNTLTFNLLLKGLCSEKKIDEAAVVFDRMPLSGCAPDVVSYTTLIKGLTCNGKTGLGLELLRKMVTLGGGCKPDVVTYNIIINGLCKDGAMEKASKLFEEMVAQGVTPDVVTYNCIIREHSVLGHWKEAIGIFKKMVDQGLSPNVVTFNTLMSSLCKQRKSDEAHKILNLMAERGEKPDIISHNILLHGYILEGRLDDAMDSVNAMVLKGLEPNIYSYSILISAYSKNQTMDKAMYMLKRMRQEGMEPDVVTYNTVLDGLCKTGRLQEVQYLFDQMVSQGISPDIITYNTLINGFCKLGKWKEASRFLYEMMDHGIRPDVITLSVLIDALCKEGMTKEAHKLLDVMVRIGEEPNAVTYTTIIDGYCLIGQIYEAIKVFHFMTSKGHAPNVVTYSSLINGYCKIGRTDKAVGFLDEMYRNGLRPTTITYNTIINALFRIGRVGDAKELLGKMIAAGVCPDLSTCHIMLGGLCKNRYIDEAMDVFQYISSQNYKLEVTTFNILIDGMLRAGKFKGARDLFNAITSKGLMPNVATYTIMMKGLIEKGLLDEAEELFLQLEKSGYPSDSVMLNTIVRCLLEKGEVWKAMGFLDKIKERCFSLEASTTSLLIDLFSKDAKYHEHMNLLPIFSQYGIKLSDDISRELLITSQQ